A genomic segment from Flavobacterium inviolabile encodes:
- a CDS encoding GNAT family protein — MENYIIRKYSKKDFIAWNDFINQAKNATFLFHRDFMEYHQDRFEDHSLLVFEKEKLVAVLPANIAGNVLHSHQGLTYGGLVYSDKLKLEKILKIFKAVLQFLHENGIATLYLKILPHIYTAYPSEELEYILFLTEAELIRRDSMAVIQMNNPVRLDKGRKEGVAKGVKNQLIVKETTGFESFWNEILVPNLQKKHGAKPVHSLEEITGLQAKFPQNIRQFNVYSGEQLVAGTTVFETPEVAHLQYISGNETKNESGSLDFLHHYLLTSVFRNKNYFDFGISNENQGKNINQGLSFWKESFGARTIVQNFYKVNTANFSNLDNVLI; from the coding sequence GTGGAAAATTACATTATAAGAAAATACAGTAAAAAAGATTTTATTGCATGGAATGATTTTATAAATCAGGCCAAGAATGCCACATTTCTTTTTCACCGTGATTTTATGGAATACCATCAGGACCGGTTTGAAGACCATTCCTTATTGGTTTTCGAAAAAGAAAAACTTGTGGCCGTTTTGCCGGCTAATATTGCTGGTAATGTACTGCATTCCCATCAGGGGTTAACCTATGGCGGACTGGTTTATTCCGATAAACTGAAACTGGAAAAAATCCTGAAAATTTTTAAAGCGGTTTTACAATTCCTGCATGAAAACGGGATTGCCACGCTTTATTTAAAAATACTGCCCCACATTTATACGGCATATCCTTCGGAAGAGCTGGAATACATATTGTTTCTGACTGAAGCCGAACTGATTCGGAGAGACAGTATGGCGGTAATACAGATGAACAACCCGGTCAGATTGGATAAAGGGAGGAAAGAAGGGGTGGCAAAAGGGGTGAAAAATCAATTGATCGTAAAAGAAACAACCGGTTTTGAATCGTTCTGGAACGAAATACTGGTACCCAACCTGCAAAAAAAACACGGCGCAAAACCCGTGCATTCTTTGGAAGAAATAACCGGTTTACAGGCGAAATTCCCTCAGAATATCCGGCAGTTTAATGTGTATTCCGGAGAGCAGCTTGTAGCCGGAACTACCGTATTTGAAACACCGGAAGTTGCGCATCTGCAATATATATCGGGGAATGAAACTAAAAATGAGTCGGGTAGCCTGGATTTCCTGCACCACTATTTGCTGACAAGCGTGTTCCGTAATAAAAACTATTTTGATTTTGGTATTTCCAACGAAAACCAGGGGAAAAACATCAATCAGGGCTTATCCTTCTGGAAAGAAAGTTTTGGAGCCAGAACGATTGTTCAGAATTTCTATAAAGTGAATACCGCCAATTTCTCTAATCTTGACAACGTACTAATATGA
- a CDS encoding T9SS type B sorting domain-containing protein: MIRQLHLIILFLSLFLPDSAKSQDISLYHQFNGRYDFTFIGNTLNPQENSFQTVPAVYTTSSASLNLAPGNSIKKAYLYWAGCGPGDFNIKLNNQPITADRTFSHERTTSGITLGYFSAFKDVTTLVQQSGNGEYTVSDLDVSDYIAAHFQRKTNFAGWAIIIVYENSSLPLNQLNIYDGMQAVPDIINITLSSLNVIDNQNARIGFLAWEGDRDIAVNETLRINGNVLSNPPLNPANNAFNGTNSITGSSVLYNMDLDIYDIQDNIHVGDTTAAIELTSGQDFVMVNAIVTKLNSQLPDATVSIDDIGLTCNSRAVTIDFTVYNLESTNALPQGTKVKIYANDNLVGTFATLHAIPVDGQESQLVTVQIPETVFSPFDLKIVVDPDEQVIEINEDNNTFHTSITTIISPKINTPEPLKVCNKGLGSGYFDFSDYENFVKTNPNQTVSFYESSADAENIINPITNTFHYFVAHAPKEIFVRVTDENCHTITSFTLNTYNCPPNVYNAVSPNGDNLNDTFFIDGLRNIFLNFELFIYNRWGKLVWSGNHASDDWSGFIKDGVGHQLAPEGTYFYILKLNDPDYPDALTGYLYLTR, translated from the coding sequence GTGATAAGACAATTACACCTTATTATCTTATTTCTTTCCTTGTTTTTACCTGATTCCGCAAAGAGTCAGGACATCAGTCTGTACCATCAATTCAACGGACGTTATGACTTTACATTTATAGGCAATACCCTGAATCCGCAGGAGAATTCTTTTCAGACTGTTCCGGCGGTTTACACTACCTCATCGGCCAGTTTAAATTTAGCACCCGGAAATAGTATTAAAAAGGCGTATCTGTATTGGGCAGGCTGCGGTCCGGGAGATTTCAACATCAAATTAAACAATCAGCCCATCACTGCCGACCGGACATTCAGCCATGAAAGAACCACATCGGGGATTACATTGGGCTATTTCAGTGCTTTTAAAGATGTGACCACATTGGTACAGCAGTCCGGAAACGGCGAATATACCGTGTCCGACCTGGATGTATCGGACTATATCGCTGCCCATTTTCAGCGAAAAACAAACTTTGCCGGCTGGGCCATCATCATTGTTTATGAAAACAGCAGTCTCCCGTTAAACCAGTTAAATATTTATGACGGTATGCAGGCTGTTCCGGACATCATTAACATTACCCTTTCCAGCCTGAATGTAATTGACAATCAAAATGCCCGGATCGGGTTTTTAGCCTGGGAAGGCGATAGGGATATTGCTGTGAACGAAACCCTGCGCATTAATGGTAATGTACTGAGCAATCCGCCTTTAAATCCGGCAAACAATGCTTTTAACGGCACAAACAGTATCACCGGCAGTTCTGTGCTTTACAATATGGATCTGGACATTTATGATATTCAGGACAATATTCATGTGGGCGATACCACAGCAGCTATAGAGCTTACTTCCGGCCAGGATTTTGTAATGGTCAATGCCATCGTTACCAAATTAAACAGCCAGCTTCCCGACGCTACGGTAAGCATTGACGATATTGGCCTGACCTGTAATTCCAGAGCGGTAACCATAGATTTTACCGTTTACAACCTGGAAAGCACCAATGCGCTGCCGCAGGGAACCAAAGTTAAGATCTATGCCAATGACAATCTGGTTGGTACTTTTGCCACCCTGCACGCTATCCCGGTAGACGGACAGGAAAGCCAGTTGGTAACCGTTCAGATTCCCGAAACCGTTTTTTCGCCTTTCGATTTGAAAATCGTGGTAGATCCGGATGAACAGGTTATAGAAATTAACGAAGACAACAATACTTTCCACACCAGCATTACGACGATTATATCACCAAAAATCAATACTCCGGAACCTTTAAAAGTCTGCAATAAAGGTCTGGGTTCCGGTTATTTTGATTTTTCAGATTATGAAAACTTCGTCAAGACCAACCCCAATCAGACTGTCAGCTTTTATGAGAGCAGTGCCGATGCGGAGAATATCATCAATCCGATAACAAATACGTTTCATTATTTTGTAGCCCATGCCCCTAAAGAAATCTTTGTGCGCGTTACAGATGAAAACTGCCACACCATTACTTCTTTCACGCTAAACACCTATAACTGTCCTCCTAACGTCTATAATGCCGTATCGCCAAACGGAGACAATCTTAACGACACCTTTTTTATTGACGGGCTGCGTAATATCTTTTTGAATTTTGAGCTTTTTATCTACAACCGATGGGGTAAATTAGTCTGGAGCGGCAATCATGCTTCCGATGACTGGAGCGGTTTTATTAAAGACGGCGTAGGACATCAACTGGCTCCGGAAGGGACCTATTTTTATATCTTAAAACTAAACGACCCGGATTATCCCGATGCGTTAACGGGGTATTTATACCTTACGCGTTAG
- a CDS encoding trimeric intracellular cation channel family protein, with amino-acid sequence MFQLLDILGTMAFALSGALTAMNKKMDPFGVFIIAFVTAVGGGTLRDVLIGRTPVGWMQNLDYVYMITLGYFLALVFRKSLDKLRTSLFLFDTVGLGVFTLIGLEKGIAIHLHPIICIALGTMTACFGGVIRDILCNDIPVIFRKEIYATICIIGGVVFFLLKKWNVAEDVLYLTTSVVIIVIRLMAVKFQWSLPTLEHKENR; translated from the coding sequence ATGTTTCAGCTACTTGATATTTTAGGGACTATGGCTTTTGCTTTATCCGGAGCCTTAACGGCAATGAATAAAAAAATGGACCCGTTTGGTGTTTTTATAATAGCGTTTGTTACCGCTGTTGGCGGCGGTACGCTGCGGGATGTCCTCATTGGACGCACGCCTGTAGGGTGGATGCAAAATCTGGACTATGTTTACATGATTACCTTAGGGTATTTTTTAGCCTTAGTGTTCCGGAAAAGTCTGGACAAATTAAGAACTTCTTTATTCCTGTTTGATACGGTCGGTTTGGGTGTTTTCACGTTAATCGGACTCGAAAAAGGGATTGCGATCCATCTTCACCCCATTATTTGTATCGCTTTGGGTACGATGACAGCTTGTTTCGGCGGTGTTATCCGGGATATTCTGTGCAATGACATTCCGGTAATTTTCAGAAAAGAGATTTATGCTACCATTTGTATTATTGGCGGTGTTGTTTTCTTTCTTTTAAAAAAATGGAATGTAGCAGAGGATGTGTTGTATCTGACCACTTCCGTTGTGATTATCGTTATCCGGTTAATGGCTGTAAAATTCCAATGGTCGCTGCCCACTCTGGAGCACAAGGAAAACCGCTAA
- a CDS encoding RDD family protein → MSELSIVTTQNVNISFRTASVGDRIVAQILDTVIKIAYGIAVFYIFFYWLGISEFLRNADMWTKGAVIMLFALPVMLYSLLQESLMEGQTFGKKILKIKVIKIDGYQAGFGDYLMRWLFRIVEFSIGYGLIGLIAIVATKKNQRLGDMAAGTAVISLKQNVNINHTILQEIDNDYVPTYPLVIKLSDNDVRIIKETFEAALRGQDFNIIYKLREKVESVAGIKSQSGNDSDFIRTILKDYNYYTRNM, encoded by the coding sequence ATGTCAGAATTATCAATAGTTACTACGCAAAATGTTAATATAAGTTTCAGGACTGCTTCCGTGGGTGACCGGATTGTTGCGCAAATTCTGGATACGGTTATTAAAATAGCGTATGGTATTGCCGTTTTTTATATCTTTTTTTACTGGCTGGGCATTAGTGAATTTCTGAGAAATGCGGATATGTGGACGAAAGGAGCTGTGATCATGCTTTTTGCACTGCCGGTAATGCTGTATTCCCTACTTCAGGAAAGCCTGATGGAAGGGCAGACGTTCGGTAAAAAGATCCTGAAAATTAAAGTCATTAAGATTGACGGCTATCAGGCTGGTTTTGGCGATTACTTAATGCGCTGGCTTTTTCGTATTGTAGAATTCAGTATCGGATACGGCCTTATCGGGCTGATTGCAATTGTAGCCACTAAAAAGAACCAGCGGTTGGGCGATATGGCCGCCGGAACAGCGGTGATCAGCTTAAAGCAAAATGTCAATATCAATCATACGATCCTGCAGGAAATCGATAACGATTATGTGCCGACATATCCGTTGGTAATCAAACTTTCGGATAATGATGTCCGGATTATTAAAGAAACCTTTGAAGCGGCTTTACGCGGGCAAGACTTTAATATTATATACAAATTAAGGGAAAAAGTGGAATCGGTTGCCGGAATAAAAAGCCAGTCCGGGAACGACAGTGATTTTATACGGACAATTTTAAAAGACTACAACTACTACACCCGCAATATGTAG
- a CDS encoding stage II sporulation protein M: MREVAFIKQNKEKWLEFEQAIFGKSKKNPDELASLYIHLMNDLSYAQTYYPKSKTVVYLNYLASQIYQKIYKNKREETNRLVYFFKTEVPLLVYEYRRYLLYAFILFFMSVGIGVLSAQNDATFVRLILSDGYVNQTLENIKDGNPVAIYKSGSNWSTFIGITINNLMVGMRCYIYGIFAGIGTFFVLIQNAIMLGSFQYFFYQEKVFWESVRGIWIHGAMEIFGIVIESAAGFILGASILFPKTFSRLNSFKTGFKNSLKIFLSTIPFTIAAGFLEGFITRYSIDMPRALNVLIIVGTLALISYYYLIYPFILHKKHHRKHVPTF, from the coding sequence ATGAGAGAAGTTGCGTTTATAAAACAAAATAAAGAAAAATGGCTTGAATTTGAGCAAGCAATCTTCGGTAAATCTAAAAAAAATCCGGATGAGCTGGCCAGTTTGTATATTCATTTAATGAATGACCTCTCCTATGCACAAACGTACTATCCTAAAAGCAAGACCGTTGTTTACCTGAATTACCTGGCTTCTCAGATATACCAGAAAATTTACAAGAACAAAAGAGAAGAAACGAACCGGCTGGTTTATTTCTTTAAAACCGAAGTTCCGTTACTCGTTTACGAATACCGCCGTTACCTGCTTTATGCCTTTATCCTGTTCTTTATGAGTGTGGGTATCGGAGTGCTTTCGGCTCAAAATGACGCTACTTTTGTACGACTGATACTGAGTGATGGCTATGTCAATCAGACCCTTGAAAACATAAAAGACGGAAATCCCGTTGCGATATACAAAAGCGGCAGCAACTGGTCGACCTTTATCGGGATCACCATAAACAACCTGATGGTGGGCATGCGCTGCTATATTTACGGGATCTTTGCCGGTATCGGTACCTTTTTTGTGCTGATCCAAAACGCCATTATGCTGGGTTCTTTCCAATACTTTTTTTATCAGGAAAAAGTATTTTGGGAAAGTGTACGCGGTATCTGGATTCACGGCGCAATGGAAATTTTTGGTATCGTGATCGAATCGGCCGCCGGTTTTATTTTGGGTGCCAGTATTTTATTCCCGAAAACATTCTCCCGACTGAATTCTTTTAAAACCGGTTTTAAAAACAGTCTGAAAATATTCCTGAGTACGATTCCTTTTACCATCGCAGCAGGATTTCTGGAAGGTTTTATTACCCGTTATTCCATTGATATGCCCAGAGCATTGAATGTTCTGATCATTGTAGGCACGCTGGCACTTATTTCATATTATTACCTGATCTATCCTTTTATTCTCCATAAAAAACACCATAGAAAACATGTTCCAACTTTTTAA
- a CDS encoding DUF4129 domain-containing protein, with the protein MEQTVNKFIAYILLFFLCLPLSAQPKTGTNAAVVKETAPVRIDSSVTTIIPFKKDFKEHYQGDDFQYETIVKEPTVWDNFKAWLLHWLERIFSSGINGRNLTAFEIIVKILVFAIIIFIVYLIVKTILNKEGKWIFGKSSKKKITTANITEEDIHNIDFQKMIRDSKNKQDYRLSIRYYYLWLLKRLSDRTLIEWDIEKTNSDYLYELKDEKLRQDFKYLSYIYDYSWYGEFELNEAVFEKSEKAFVNTINSI; encoded by the coding sequence TTGGAACAGACCGTGAATAAATTCATCGCATACATATTACTTTTCTTTCTTTGCTTACCGCTTTCGGCACAACCGAAAACCGGAACGAATGCTGCTGTGGTAAAAGAAACAGCTCCGGTTCGGATCGATTCTTCGGTGACCACAATAATACCGTTTAAAAAAGATTTTAAAGAACATTACCAGGGCGACGATTTTCAGTATGAAACAATTGTAAAAGAGCCTACCGTTTGGGATAATTTTAAAGCCTGGCTGCTGCATTGGCTTGAACGCATCTTCTCCTCAGGCATAAATGGCAGAAACTTAACGGCTTTTGAGATCATTGTTAAAATCCTGGTTTTTGCAATCATTATTTTTATCGTTTACCTGATCGTTAAAACAATCCTTAACAAAGAAGGGAAATGGATTTTTGGAAAATCATCCAAAAAGAAAATTACCACGGCCAATATCACGGAAGAAGACATTCACAATATCGATTTTCAAAAAATGATCCGCGATTCCAAGAACAAACAGGATTATCGTCTCAGCATCCGGTACTATTACCTGTGGCTGCTAAAACGACTATCTGACAGAACGCTGATAGAATGGGACATCGAAAAAACCAATTCCGACTACCTGTATGAACTTAAAGACGAAAAGCTCCGCCAGGATTTCAAATACCTGTCGTATATCTATGACTACAGCTGGTATGGGGAATTCGAATTGAATGAAGCGGTATTTGAAAAATCGGAAAAAGCATTCGTAAACACAATAAACTCCATCTGA